The following are encoded together in the Zingiber officinale cultivar Zhangliang chromosome 8A, Zo_v1.1, whole genome shotgun sequence genome:
- the LOC122009816 gene encoding uncharacterized protein LOC122009816 isoform X1 codes for MDDIYGKIDVFPEHFQPIKASESSPQGSNSRDDHKLRSQSHSWTVRRVIGAASLLNLFSLPRLRWGSGEDDEKQVELTRAELESLQSEIVDAEDREMHLKAQLEHVDGILRSARLCGYLYVRTRWTQLPGEPPIIDDDDIDDWLPRFVILHGSSIYYYLRSFDMSPQDTTNLSEIVEMGPLPSFIDEDKETRYAFYLLTNQGLRFECSSISRGQVESWLSTLGTDCKLESGSTL; via the exons ATGGATGATATTTAtggaaagatagatgttttcccAGAGCACTTCCAGCCCATCAAAGCATCTGAAAGTTCTCCGCAAGGAAGCAATTCAAGAGATGATCATAAACTGAG ATCACAAAGTCATTCATGGACTGTAAGAAGGGTGATTGGAGCTGCATCTCTTTTGAACTTGTTTTCTCTACCTCGTCTTCGATGGGGATCTGGCGAAGATGACGAGAAG CAGGTCGAACTTACTAGAGCAGAACTGGAGTCCCTTCAGTCTGAAATTGTGGATGCAGAGGACAGAGAGATGCATCTAAAAGCTCA GCTGGAACATGTTGATGGCATTTTGAGATCCGCACGGCTTTGTGGTTATCTCTATGTTCGAACT AGATGGACACAACTTCCTGGAGAACCTCCTATAATAGATGATGATGATATAGATGATTGGCTTCCTCGATTTGTTATACTCCACGGTTCATCTATCTATTATTATCTCAGATCCTTTG ACATGAGTCCTCAGGATACTACAAATTTATCTGAAATTGTTGAAATGGGACCGCTCCCAAGCTTCATTGACGAAGACAAAGAAACGAGATATGCCTTTTACCTTTTGACCAATCAAGGATTGCGATTTGAATGCTCAAGTATTTCTCGAGGACAG GTGGAATCATGGTTGTCTACATTAGGAACAGATTGCAAACTCGAGTCTGGATCAACTCTTTAA
- the LOC122009816 gene encoding uncharacterized protein LOC122009816 isoform X2 → MDDIYGKIDVFPEHFQPIKASESSPQGSNSRDDHKLRSQSHSWTVRRVIGAASLLNLFSLPRLRWGSGEDDEKVELTRAELESLQSEIVDAEDREMHLKAQLEHVDGILRSARLCGYLYVRTRWTQLPGEPPIIDDDDIDDWLPRFVILHGSSIYYYLRSFDMSPQDTTNLSEIVEMGPLPSFIDEDKETRYAFYLLTNQGLRFECSSISRGQVESWLSTLGTDCKLESGSTL, encoded by the exons ATGGATGATATTTAtggaaagatagatgttttcccAGAGCACTTCCAGCCCATCAAAGCATCTGAAAGTTCTCCGCAAGGAAGCAATTCAAGAGATGATCATAAACTGAG ATCACAAAGTCATTCATGGACTGTAAGAAGGGTGATTGGAGCTGCATCTCTTTTGAACTTGTTTTCTCTACCTCGTCTTCGATGGGGATCTGGCGAAGATGACGAGAAG GTCGAACTTACTAGAGCAGAACTGGAGTCCCTTCAGTCTGAAATTGTGGATGCAGAGGACAGAGAGATGCATCTAAAAGCTCA GCTGGAACATGTTGATGGCATTTTGAGATCCGCACGGCTTTGTGGTTATCTCTATGTTCGAACT AGATGGACACAACTTCCTGGAGAACCTCCTATAATAGATGATGATGATATAGATGATTGGCTTCCTCGATTTGTTATACTCCACGGTTCATCTATCTATTATTATCTCAGATCCTTTG ACATGAGTCCTCAGGATACTACAAATTTATCTGAAATTGTTGAAATGGGACCGCTCCCAAGCTTCATTGACGAAGACAAAGAAACGAGATATGCCTTTTACCTTTTGACCAATCAAGGATTGCGATTTGAATGCTCAAGTATTTCTCGAGGACAG GTGGAATCATGGTTGTCTACATTAGGAACAGATTGCAAACTCGAGTCTGGATCAACTCTTTAA